The Engystomops pustulosus chromosome 9, aEngPut4.maternal, whole genome shotgun sequence genome includes a window with the following:
- the RELB gene encoding transcription factor RelB isoform X1: MREPGRAASNGLPQSHPPTLEEVMDYITADSWTREPSILSTVTVAPWTSPTEPPHANWVQCQNSPAPKLIITEQPKQRGMRFRYKCEGRSAGSILGESSTEHNKTLPAVMLLNLEGIQEVTVSVCLVWKDPPHRIHPHGLVGKDCHDGICEVLLHPDGSQVEHSFSNLGIQCVRKKEIETSVKTRLNLSIDPYNAGMWRHHEEVDLNVVRLCFQASCTTAAGQHITIGPVLSEPVYDKKSTNTSELKICRMNKDYGRCDGGEEIYILCDKVQKEDIQVMFLDGTWEARADFSQADVHRQIAIVLKTPPYYDLHIKDPAPVQVCLQRITDGIRSEGMIFTYMPREGDSYGLRKKRPRRSTLYEDLTGPDPHGIDTKRKQARPDYREHCASVADILPIAEAFSDTDYLPRMNQMMNLDPALNDLPHIEESAHLYDTLMSWMPEGIDDLSPCATFDNVLTGVEDEATANLVGFSLALTGEQGRQFSDCAYPEDSRMGGC; the protein is encoded by the exons ATGAGGGAGCCGGGCcgggcag cttctaatGGCCTTCCACAGAGCCACCCCCCAACACTAG AAGAAGTTATGGATTACATTACTGCTGACTCGTGGACACGGGAACCCAGCATCCTCAGCACGGTCACTGTAGCCCCATGGACGTCTCCGACAGAACCTCCCCACGCCAACTGGGTCCAGTGCCAGAATAGTCCAGCACCGAAACTTATAATCACAGAGCAACCAAAGCAGCGAGGGATGCGGTTCCGGTACAAGTGTGAGGGGCGGTCAGCGGGCAGTATCCTGGGCGAGAGCAGCACCGAACACAACAAGACTCTTCCTGCTGTCATG CTGCTGAACCTGGAGGGCATTCAGGAGGTTACAGTCAGCGTGTGCCTTGTTTGGAAAGACCCTCCTCACCGCATCCACCCGCACGGCCTTGTGGGTAAAGACTGCCATGACGGTATTTGTGAGGTTTTATTGCATCCGGACGGATCACAAGTCGAGCACAG CTTTAGTAACCTGGGCATCCAGTGTGTACGCAAGAAGGAAATTGAGACGTCTGTCAAAACCCGGCTGAATTTGAGCATAGACCCGTACAATG CGGGCATGTGGCGGCACCATGAAGAGGTGGATCTGAATGTGGTCAGGCTCTGCTTCCAGGCTTCCTGCACTACGGCGGCCGGACAACACATAACCATAGGCCCCGTACTGTCCGAGCCGGTGTATGATAAAA AATCCACCAACACATCGGAACTGAAGATCTGCCGGATGAATAAAGATTACGGCCGTTGTGACGGAGGAGAGGAGATTTATATCCTGTGTGACAAGGTGCAGAAAG AGGATATCCAGGTAATGTTCCTTGATGGTACCTGGGAAGCACGTGCCGATTTCTCGCAGGCCGACGTACACAGACAGATCGCCATTGTCCTTAAAACGCCTCCGTATTACGATCTGCACATAAAGGACCCCGCTCCTGTCCAAGTATGTCTACAGAGGATCACAGACGGGATCCGCAGCGAGGGAATGATCTTCACCTACATGCCACGTGAGGGCG ATTCATACGGACTACGTAAAAAGCGACCGCGCCGCTCCACGCTCTATGAAGATCTTACCGGTCCAG atCCACACGGGATTGATACAAAACGGAAACAAGCTCGGCCTGACTATAGAGAACACTGCGCGTCCGTGGCAG ATATTCTCCCCATTGCAGAAGCCTTTTCTGACACCGATTATTTGCCTCGGATGAACCAGATGATGAACCTTGACCCTGCACTCAACGATCTCCCTCACATTGAAGAATCCGCTCACCTCTATGATACCCTGATGTCCTGGATGCCTGAAGGGATCGATGACTTATCACCATGTGCTACATTTGACAATGTTTTGACTGGTGTGGAGGATGAAGCCACAGCCAACTTGGTGGGGTTCAGCCTCGCCCTCACCGGGGAGCAGGGGCGGCAGTTCTCAGATTGTGCTTACCCAGAGGACTCTCGGATGGGCGGCTGTTGA
- the RELB gene encoding transcription factor RelB isoform X2: MDYITADSWTREPSILSTVTVAPWTSPTEPPHANWVQCQNSPAPKLIITEQPKQRGMRFRYKCEGRSAGSILGESSTEHNKTLPAVMLLNLEGIQEVTVSVCLVWKDPPHRIHPHGLVGKDCHDGICEVLLHPDGSQVEHSFSNLGIQCVRKKEIETSVKTRLNLSIDPYNAGMWRHHEEVDLNVVRLCFQASCTTAAGQHITIGPVLSEPVYDKKSTNTSELKICRMNKDYGRCDGGEEIYILCDKVQKEDIQVMFLDGTWEARADFSQADVHRQIAIVLKTPPYYDLHIKDPAPVQVCLQRITDGIRSEGMIFTYMPREGDSYGLRKKRPRRSTLYEDLTGPDPHGIDTKRKQARPDYREHCASVADILPIAEAFSDTDYLPRMNQMMNLDPALNDLPHIEESAHLYDTLMSWMPEGIDDLSPCATFDNVLTGVEDEATANLVGFSLALTGEQGRQFSDCAYPEDSRMGGC; the protein is encoded by the exons ATGGATTACATTACTGCTGACTCGTGGACACGGGAACCCAGCATCCTCAGCACGGTCACTGTAGCCCCATGGACGTCTCCGACAGAACCTCCCCACGCCAACTGGGTCCAGTGCCAGAATAGTCCAGCACCGAAACTTATAATCACAGAGCAACCAAAGCAGCGAGGGATGCGGTTCCGGTACAAGTGTGAGGGGCGGTCAGCGGGCAGTATCCTGGGCGAGAGCAGCACCGAACACAACAAGACTCTTCCTGCTGTCATG CTGCTGAACCTGGAGGGCATTCAGGAGGTTACAGTCAGCGTGTGCCTTGTTTGGAAAGACCCTCCTCACCGCATCCACCCGCACGGCCTTGTGGGTAAAGACTGCCATGACGGTATTTGTGAGGTTTTATTGCATCCGGACGGATCACAAGTCGAGCACAG CTTTAGTAACCTGGGCATCCAGTGTGTACGCAAGAAGGAAATTGAGACGTCTGTCAAAACCCGGCTGAATTTGAGCATAGACCCGTACAATG CGGGCATGTGGCGGCACCATGAAGAGGTGGATCTGAATGTGGTCAGGCTCTGCTTCCAGGCTTCCTGCACTACGGCGGCCGGACAACACATAACCATAGGCCCCGTACTGTCCGAGCCGGTGTATGATAAAA AATCCACCAACACATCGGAACTGAAGATCTGCCGGATGAATAAAGATTACGGCCGTTGTGACGGAGGAGAGGAGATTTATATCCTGTGTGACAAGGTGCAGAAAG AGGATATCCAGGTAATGTTCCTTGATGGTACCTGGGAAGCACGTGCCGATTTCTCGCAGGCCGACGTACACAGACAGATCGCCATTGTCCTTAAAACGCCTCCGTATTACGATCTGCACATAAAGGACCCCGCTCCTGTCCAAGTATGTCTACAGAGGATCACAGACGGGATCCGCAGCGAGGGAATGATCTTCACCTACATGCCACGTGAGGGCG ATTCATACGGACTACGTAAAAAGCGACCGCGCCGCTCCACGCTCTATGAAGATCTTACCGGTCCAG atCCACACGGGATTGATACAAAACGGAAACAAGCTCGGCCTGACTATAGAGAACACTGCGCGTCCGTGGCAG ATATTCTCCCCATTGCAGAAGCCTTTTCTGACACCGATTATTTGCCTCGGATGAACCAGATGATGAACCTTGACCCTGCACTCAACGATCTCCCTCACATTGAAGAATCCGCTCACCTCTATGATACCCTGATGTCCTGGATGCCTGAAGGGATCGATGACTTATCACCATGTGCTACATTTGACAATGTTTTGACTGGTGTGGAGGATGAAGCCACAGCCAACTTGGTGGGGTTCAGCCTCGCCCTCACCGGGGAGCAGGGGCGGCAGTTCTCAGATTGTGCTTACCCAGAGGACTCTCGGATGGGCGGCTGTTGA
- the LOC140076712 gene encoding proton-coupled zinc antiporter SLC30A8-like, whose translation MEGATADSTKKEKLGESDKGATMVSHALLFAVSFAVFLIQIILSRLSDSLLTLADSAHTISLLIALCPSPILTYLPSLPPHAKARLPTLFSLLSPLFLSSLCLSLTLGSLGHLVHPHHSHRPALIFVAGVLGVLFNVIYMAVTGAFQGLCLAGLQQYQPRWYLVLRMLCSLAPSSLLLASSLLLHLFSHPAVHYLDPALALVSIAIMVALVYSDIVQNGSVLLQAVPPSAKLQSLKMDLDALCGHNGHHELHIWSLAPDHGVASLHVQCSGEEEYKTILSQAKVLFKRHGIRELTIQPEFGSPGMCALACGPACAHYSCCASPHTLRNDLVLVNACA comes from the exons ATGGAGGGGGCCACCGCAGATTCCACAAAGAAGGAGAAACTGGGAGAAAGCGACAAAG GTGCTACGATGGTGTCACACGCTTTGCTCTTTGCAGTCTCATTTGCGGTCTTTCTGATACAGATTATACttagcagactgtcagactcgcTGCTCACATTGGCTGATTCTGCTCACACCATCTCGCTCCTCATAGCTCTTTGCCCCAGTCCTATACTTACCTACTTACCCTCTTTACCCCCACATGCCAAGGCTCGGCTCCCTACTCTCTTCTCGCTACTCTCCCCGCTTTTTCTttcctccctctgtctgtctctcacccTAGGGTCACTTGGACATCTCGTGCATCCGCACCACTCTcaccggccagctctcatctttGTGGCTGGAGTCCTTGGCGTGCTGTTTAACGTCATTTATATGGCTGTTACTGGAGCTTTTCAAG GTCTGTGTCTAGCGGGTCTGCAGCAGTATCAGCCGCGGTGGTACCTGGTCCTGCGCATGCTCTGCTCACTTGCTCCTTCATCGCTCCTCCTGGCCAGCAGCTTGTTACTCCATCTCTTCAGTCACCCGGCTGTGCATTACCTAGACCCGGCTCTCGCTTTGGTTTCTATAGCAATTATGGTCGCTTTGGTCTACTCGGACATTGTCCAGAACGGTAGCGTCCTCCTACAAGCCGTTCCACCTTCTGCTAAGTTACAAAGTCTAAAGATGGATCTAGACGCGCTGTGTGGTCATAATGGACATCATGAGCTTCACATATGGTCCCTGGCCCCAGACCACGGTGTGGCCTCTCTCCATGTCCAATGTTCTGGAGAGGAGGAATACAAGACTATCTTAAGCCAGGCCAAAGTATTATTCAAGCGCCATGGAATAAGGGAGCTGACCATCCAACCAGAGTTTGGCAGCCCGGGGATGTGTGCGTTGGCTTGTGGCCCTGCCTGTGCCCACTACTCCTGTTGCGCTTCTCCTCATACTTTAAGAAATGACTTGGTCTTGGTCAACGCCTGCGCCTGA